A part of Aegilops tauschii subsp. strangulata cultivar AL8/78 chromosome 2, Aet v6.0, whole genome shotgun sequence genomic DNA contains:
- the LOC109744639 gene encoding uncharacterized protein yields the protein MEMVKEVFGYKVKYGKAWKAKQAAFEILYGGWEESYNRLAMVLKAMAAENPGMYYMVEPHRVRTRIYNDAIVRIFGHAFWTFEPCIRAFKHCRLVMSVDGTFLTGQFKGTLLIAVANDGGDKLVPLAFALVSAENNDNWEWFLSLVRTKVIGPEREVCIISDRHLGILNAVEIDILGHPRVHHGWCMRHFVSNFYRACRDKELSDVLHDCCLAFTTRHFEKLWDKVYAKANYGGKDFLNRNLADKGKWARAFDNDGVRYGDMTNNMVECFNMVLKGVRALPVTAIVEYTFQKLNVYFQKYSEETSNLMSGKNKAKKMYKYPPKVDDWMEYQARRRIHTKSSPLIT from the coding sequence ATGGAGATGGTGAAGGAGGTTTTTGGGTACAAGGTGAAGTATGGGAAGGCATGGAAGGCCAAGCAAGCTGCCTTTGAGATATTGTATGGTGGTTGGGAAGAATCATACAACCGCCTCGCGATGGTGTTGAAAGCGATGGCGGCAGAAAATCCTGGGATGTACTATATGGTAGAGCCACATCGTGTGAGAACAAGGATATACAATGATGCAATCGTTCGAATATTTGGACATGCATTCTGGACTTTTGAGCCATGCATTAGGGCCTTCAAGCATTGTAGGCTGGTTATGTCCGTGGATGGCACATTTCTAACTGGCCAGTTCAAGGGCACATTGTTGATCGCCGTTGCTAATGATGGTGGTGACAAATTGGTTCCATTGGCGTTCGCTTTGGTGTCGGCGGAGAACAATGACAACTGGGAGTGGTTTCTTAGTCTAGTGAGGACCAAGGTAATTGGACCTGAAAGAGAGGTTTGCATCATCTCGGACCGCCACCTAGGGATACTCAATGCAGTGGAGATTGACATTCTAGGACATCCTCGCGTGCACCATGGGTGGTGCATGAGGCATTTTGTTTCTAACTTTTACCGAGCATGTCGAGACAAGGAATTGTCTGACGTTCTTCATGATTGTTGTCTCGCATTCACCACTAGACATTTTGAGAAATTGTGGGACAAAGTGTATGCCAAAGCAAACTATGGTGGCAAAGATTTCCTAAATAGGAATCTTGCCGATAAAGGAAAGTGGGCACGGGCTTTTGACAATGATGGAGTGAGGTACGGTGACATGACAAACAACATGGTTGAATGTTTCAACATGGTGCTAAAGGGTGTCCGTGCATTGCCGGTGACAGCAATAGTAGAGTATACATTCCAGAAGTTGAATGTCTATTTTCAAAAGTATAGTGAAGAAACATCCAACTTGATGTCCGGGAAAAACAAGGCTAAAAAGATGTACAAGTATCCACCAAAGGTCGACGATTGGATGGAATACCAAGCAAGAAGGCGGATTCACACAAAATCCAGTCCTTTGATAACATAG